The Eubacteriaceae bacterium Marseille-Q4139 genome has a window encoding:
- the rsmA gene encoding 16S rRNA (adenine(1518)-N(6)/adenine(1519)-N(6))-dimethyltransferase RsmA, whose product MANLGNPKNTIEIIQKYEFMFQKKFGQNFLIDTHVLEKIIAAAGVTKDDCVLEIGPGIGTMTQYLAEHARQVVAVEIDRNLIPILKETLAGYGNVEIINEDILKVDIKSLAEQYNGGKPIKVVANLPYYITTPIIMGLFESGVPVDNITVMVQKEVADRMKEGPGSKDYGALSLAVQYYAEPEIVANVPPNCFIPRPKVGSAVIRLTRHKEKPVTVKDEALMFKLIRASFNQRRKTLQNGLNNSPELPFTKEQIAAAIDALGLPASVRGEALTLEQFAALSDALGGET is encoded by the coding sequence ATGGCAAATCTGGGAAACCCGAAAAATACCATTGAGATCATACAGAAATATGAATTCATGTTCCAGAAAAAATTCGGCCAGAATTTTCTGATTGACACCCATGTGCTGGAGAAAATCATTGCGGCAGCCGGTGTGACGAAGGACGACTGCGTGCTGGAAATCGGGCCGGGCATCGGAACCATGACCCAGTACCTGGCCGAGCACGCCAGGCAGGTGGTGGCAGTGGAAATCGACAGGAACCTGATCCCGATTTTAAAAGAGACGCTGGCCGGATACGGGAATGTGGAAATCATCAATGAGGATATTCTTAAGGTTGACATAAAATCGCTGGCGGAGCAGTACAACGGCGGAAAGCCCATCAAGGTTGTGGCAAATCTTCCTTATTACATCACGACGCCGATCATTATGGGGTTATTTGAGAGCGGCGTGCCGGTGGACAACATTACGGTCATGGTGCAGAAAGAGGTGGCCGACCGGATGAAAGAAGGGCCCGGCTCCAAAGATTACGGGGCGCTGTCCCTGGCAGTCCAGTATTATGCAGAGCCGGAAATCGTGGCAAACGTGCCGCCGAACTGCTTTATTCCGCGGCCCAAGGTGGGCTCCGCGGTCATCCGTCTGACGAGGCATAAGGAAAAGCCGGTGACGGTGAAGGACGAGGCGCTCATGTTCAAGCTAATCCGTGCGTCCTTTAACCAGAGGCGGAAAACGCTCCAGAACGGCCTTAACAACTCGCCGGAGCTGCCGTTTACAAAGGAACAGATTGCCGCGGCCATCGACGCCCTCGGGCTTCCGGCGTCGGTTCGCGGGGAGGCACTGACCCTGGAACAGTTTGCGGCGCTCTCGGACGCCCTGGGCGGGGAGACGTAG
- a CDS encoding metallopeptidase yields the protein MEEPYRSPIFKEQEKAEALAGVCADILKNSRNELYLSMRFFDSALNALRPVPDFSLNGMGTDGSSLFFDPSFTAALYRRNRIYVNRMQLHMIFHCLFGHPWNRKGRDERYWNLACDIAAESMLDDLKKPCVYLHVPPFRRELYGRLKEQLPVLSAEGIYRVLLSMGLSEAEYGRMSAEFYRDDHSRWEDKNGPSMPNQNKKKDWDDRREKMQTEMEAFASEASEDEKELHRQIAAENRERYDYREFLRKFSVLKETVQVDPDSFDYVFYSYGMELYGNMPLIEPLETKETKRIEDFVIVIDTSMSCSGELVKKFLEETCAVLSESESFFRKVNIHILQCDDKVRQDVKIENRDQLTKYMENLTLSGMGGTDFRPAFLYVEQMQRENRFDSLKGLLYFTDGRGIFPVKMPPYDTAFVFMQENYMDVDVPPWAMKVILDEDDLDKNVRAR from the coding sequence ATGGAAGAGCCGTACCGCTCCCCGATTTTTAAGGAGCAGGAAAAAGCCGAGGCGCTGGCCGGTGTCTGCGCCGATATTCTTAAAAATTCCAGGAATGAACTGTATCTTTCCATGCGCTTTTTCGACAGCGCCTTAAACGCCCTGCGTCCCGTCCCGGATTTCTCCTTAAACGGGATGGGGACGGACGGGTCATCCCTGTTTTTCGATCCATCCTTTACGGCTGCTTTATACCGCCGAAACCGGATTTATGTAAACAGGATGCAGCTTCACATGATTTTCCACTGTCTTTTCGGCCATCCCTGGAACAGGAAAGGTCGGGATGAGAGGTACTGGAACCTGGCCTGCGACATTGCGGCGGAGTCCATGTTAGACGATTTAAAAAAGCCCTGCGTTTACCTGCATGTCCCGCCTTTCCGCAGAGAGCTTTACGGGCGGCTAAAAGAACAGCTTCCCGTCCTTTCTGCCGAGGGGATTTACCGCGTGCTCCTTTCCATGGGGCTTTCCGAGGCGGAATACGGGCGCATGTCCGCTGAATTTTACCGGGATGACCACTCCCGCTGGGAGGATAAAAACGGGCCGTCCATGCCGAATCAGAACAAAAAGAAGGACTGGGACGACAGGCGGGAGAAGATGCAGACGGAGATGGAGGCGTTTGCGTCCGAGGCGTCGGAGGACGAAAAAGAGCTTCACAGACAGATTGCCGCGGAGAACAGGGAGCGGTACGATTACCGGGAATTTTTACGGAAATTTTCTGTTTTAAAGGAAACTGTGCAGGTGGATCCCGATTCCTTTGACTATGTGTTTTACAGCTACGGCATGGAACTCTACGGAAATATGCCGCTCATCGAGCCCCTTGAAACTAAGGAGACGAAGCGGATCGAGGACTTTGTGATCGTCATCGACACGTCCATGTCCTGTTCCGGGGAGCTGGTGAAAAAATTTCTGGAGGAGACCTGTGCCGTGCTTTCGGAGAGCGAGAGCTTTTTTAGGAAGGTGAACATCCACATTTTGCAGTGCGACGATAAGGTGCGCCAGGATGTGAAAATCGAAAACAGGGATCAGCTCACGAAATACATGGAAAATCTGACGCTTTCCGGCATGGGCGGGACAGATTTTCGGCCGGCGTTCCTTTATGTGGAACAGATGCAGCGGGAAAACCGGTTTGACAGCCTGAAAGGGCTTTTGTATTTTACCGACGGCCGCGGGATTTTTCCGGTGAAAATGCCTCCATATGACACGGCTTTCGTGTTCATGCAGGAAAACTATATGGACGTGGATGTGCCGCCCTGGGCCATGAAGGTGATTCTTGACGAGGACGACCTGGATAAAAATGTCCGGGCCAGGTGA
- a CDS encoding L-2-amino-thiazoline-4-carboxylic acid hydrolase — protein sequence MGFNEKTHAFIAAKFYVHLTEHFGERGKAAFTHAVRYYAEQRGRRMAQRAIRDGQPLNYETYCRYGEWKNTKDVEELGCSNQVTVESYGPDYVMQIHRCPWHTQFKEMGLKDAGLAYCSVLDASICRGFNPDMVYEVPQTLHDHDYCIQIIRDSGFEDGQAVEKRPEGIRPFEYHCGHSYWSFSEVSAAIFGAEGETVNLEVMEDFKNEYGEEMAGILAGYRNTNFNVC from the coding sequence ATGGGATTCAATGAAAAGACACATGCATTCATCGCCGCGAAATTTTATGTCCATCTGACCGAACATTTCGGCGAGAGGGGAAAGGCTGCGTTCACCCATGCAGTCCGCTACTACGCGGAACAGCGCGGCCGCCGCATGGCCCAGAGAGCCATTCGGGACGGGCAGCCGTTAAACTATGAGACGTACTGCCGGTACGGCGAGTGGAAAAACACAAAGGATGTGGAAGAGCTGGGCTGTTCCAACCAGGTCACAGTGGAGAGCTACGGGCCTGACTACGTGATGCAGATTCACCGCTGCCCATGGCATACGCAATTTAAGGAAATGGGGCTGAAAGATGCCGGCCTGGCATATTGCAGCGTCCTGGACGCGTCCATCTGCCGCGGCTTCAACCCGGACATGGTCTACGAGGTGCCGCAGACGCTCCATGATCACGATTACTGCATCCAGATTATCCGGGATTCCGGCTTTGAGGACGGTCAGGCCGTGGAGAAGCGCCCGGAAGGGATTCGCCCCTTTGAATACCACTGCGGCCATTCCTACTGGTCGTTCAGCGAAGTTTCCGCCGCGATTTTCGGCGCGGAAGGCGAGACGGTGAATCTGGAGGTCATGGAAGACTTTAAGAATGAATACGGAGAGGAAATGGCAGGCATTCTGGCCGGGTACCGGAACACGAATTTCAATGTCTGTTAA
- a CDS encoding leucine-rich repeat protein has translation MRTEFDYMEKDGGACVTKVFSPGAACVIPESLGGLPVTELSDRLFAGTGVEEVYLPAGLKKIGKYAFYNCERLSLFDVHGAATEIGGGLFNGCRNIREIRLHMERGARSGLRDFVTEINGRLTVRFFFMQEDGTEREEARLIFPLYYDEAVENTPARIISSSIHGTGQKYRYCFEDRKVRFDRYDKLFPLEKYEEDVFLAAEIAVCRLRHPAELSAEAKGEYEAFLREHLSELLYQAVKDEDLFFWLFGQFGESLGQSDLDRLILAASEKKKAGISGRLMEEKRRRFGAKKELFEL, from the coding sequence ATGAGGACAGAATTTGACTATATGGAAAAAGACGGGGGCGCCTGTGTGACAAAGGTTTTTTCACCAGGCGCCGCCTGTGTTATCCCGGAAAGCCTTGGCGGCCTGCCGGTCACGGAGCTTTCCGACAGGCTGTTTGCGGGGACGGGCGTGGAAGAGGTCTATCTTCCGGCCGGCTTAAAGAAGATTGGGAAATATGCGTTTTACAACTGCGAGCGCCTTTCTCTTTTCGACGTCCACGGCGCGGCCACGGAGATCGGCGGCGGCCTGTTTAACGGCTGCCGGAACATAAGGGAAATCCGCCTGCACATGGAGCGGGGCGCCAGATCCGGGCTTCGGGATTTTGTGACGGAGATAAACGGCCGCCTGACGGTGCGCTTCTTTTTTATGCAGGAGGACGGAACGGAGCGGGAGGAAGCGCGGTTAATTTTCCCCCTTTATTATGATGAGGCGGTGGAGAATACGCCGGCCAGGATCATAAGCTCCAGCATCCACGGCACCGGACAGAAATACCGCTACTGCTTTGAGGACAGAAAAGTGCGGTTTGACCGGTATGATAAGCTGTTCCCGCTGGAAAAATATGAAGAGGACGTTTTTTTGGCGGCGGAAATTGCCGTCTGCCGCCTGCGGCATCCGGCGGAGCTTTCCGCTGAGGCAAAAGGGGAGTATGAGGCGTTTTTGAGGGAACACCTTTCAGAGCTTCTTTATCAGGCTGTAAAGGACGAGGACTTGTTTTTCTGGCTCTTTGGGCAGTTCGGGGAAAGCCTGGGGCAGAGCGATCTGGACAGGCTGATTCTTGCGGCGTCGGAGAAAAAGAAGGCCGGGATTTCCGGCCGCCTTATGGAGGAAAAGCGCCGGAGGTTTGGCGCGAAAAAAGAGCTGTTTGAGCTTTAG
- a CDS encoding TatD family hydrolase — protein sequence MYQIFDTHAHYDDEAFDGDRDELIKSLPEQGIGTVVNIGASMESCKSTLKLAEQYPHIYAAIGVHPNEAGELTEQDMEWLKAASAGKKVVAIGEIGLDYYWDEPAREIQKNWFERQLSLASEADRPVVIHSRDAAKDTLDIMKAWQKESTGGVIHCFSYGTEIAREYLNMGYYLGIGGVLTFKNARKLIETAEYAPLSQLVLETDCPYLAPVPNRGKRNSSLNLTYVVKALAEIKGLPEETIIEETEKNARRLYRLSGQE from the coding sequence ATGTATCAAATATTCGACACCCACGCCCACTACGACGACGAGGCCTTTGACGGCGACCGGGACGAATTGATAAAATCCCTGCCGGAACAGGGCATCGGCACGGTTGTCAACATCGGGGCCAGCATGGAGTCCTGCAAGAGCACGTTAAAGCTCGCAGAGCAGTATCCGCACATCTATGCGGCCATCGGCGTCCATCCAAACGAGGCGGGAGAGCTTACGGAACAGGATATGGAGTGGTTAAAAGCCGCCTCCGCAGGAAAAAAAGTAGTTGCCATCGGGGAAATCGGACTGGATTATTACTGGGACGAGCCGGCAAGGGAGATTCAGAAAAACTGGTTTGAGCGCCAGCTTTCCCTGGCCTCCGAGGCGGATCGTCCCGTCGTCATCCACAGCCGCGACGCAGCAAAGGACACGCTTGACATCATGAAGGCCTGGCAGAAAGAGAGCACGGGCGGCGTTATCCACTGCTTTTCCTACGGCACAGAAATTGCGAGAGAGTACCTGAACATGGGATATTATCTCGGAATCGGCGGTGTCCTGACCTTTAAAAATGCCAGAAAACTGATTGAAACGGCGGAATATGCGCCGTTATCCCAGCTTGTTTTAGAGACGGACTGCCCCTACCTTGCGCCGGTGCCAAACCGGGGAAAGCGCAATTCGTCGTTAAACCTCACGTATGTGGTGAAGGCGCTGGCAGAAATCAAAGGCCTTCCGGAGGAAACGATCATCGAAGAAACAGAAAAAAATGCGAGACGCCTTTACCGGCTGTCGGGACAGGAGTAG
- a CDS encoding diaminopimelate dehydrogenase: protein MGIRIGILGYGNLGKGVECAVKQNPDMELAAVFTRRNPDTVKILTEGVKVYPLDEAKNMTDQIDVMILCGGSATDLPEQTPEFAKLFHVVDSFDTHAKIPEHYAAVDAAAKEGGKVAVISAGWDPGMFSLNRVYANAVLPDGRDYTFWGKGVSQGHSDAIRRIAGVKDARQYTIPVDSALEAIRSGETPELTTREKHTRECFVVAEEGADLAKIENEIKTMPNYFADYDTTVHFITEEEMKRDHSRLPHGGFVIRSGRTGWDLENKHVIEYSLKLDSNPEFTSSVIAACARAAYRMAKEGQTGCRTILDIPPAYLSAKSGEELRKELL from the coding sequence ATGGGAATCAGAATTGGTATCCTGGGTTACGGAAACCTGGGAAAAGGCGTAGAATGTGCAGTAAAGCAGAATCCGGACATGGAGCTTGCGGCCGTGTTTACCAGGAGAAATCCGGACACGGTAAAGATCCTGACGGAGGGCGTTAAGGTATATCCATTAGACGAAGCGAAAAACATGACGGATCAGATCGACGTGATGATCCTCTGCGGCGGAAGCGCGACCGATCTGCCGGAGCAGACGCCGGAGTTTGCAAAGCTGTTCCATGTTGTCGACAGCTTTGACACCCACGCAAAGATCCCGGAGCATTATGCGGCCGTGGACGCAGCCGCAAAGGAAGGCGGGAAAGTGGCCGTCATCTCCGCAGGATGGGATCCCGGCATGTTCTCCTTAAACCGTGTATATGCGAATGCGGTGCTGCCGGATGGCCGTGACTATACGTTCTGGGGCAAAGGCGTGAGCCAGGGGCATTCCGATGCGATCCGCCGGATTGCAGGCGTAAAGGATGCAAGGCAGTACACAATCCCGGTGGACAGCGCGCTGGAGGCCATCCGGAGCGGCGAGACGCCGGAGCTTACGACGAGAGAAAAGCACACGAGAGAGTGCTTCGTTGTGGCGGAGGAAGGCGCCGACCTGGCAAAGATCGAAAACGAGATCAAGACCATGCCCAACTACTTTGCAGATTATGACACGACGGTTCATTTCATCACGGAAGAAGAGATGAAGAGAGACCACAGCCGTCTGCCCCACGGCGGCTTCGTGATCCGCAGCGGACGGACTGGCTGGGATCTGGAGAATAAGCATGTGATTGAGTACAGCTTAAAGCTGGATTCCAACCCGGAATTTACGTCGTCGGTGATCGCAGCATGCGCCCGCGCCGCATACCGCATGGCAAAAGAAGGCCAGACGGGCTGCCGGACGATTCTCGATATCCCGCCGGCATACCTTTCCGCAAAGAGCGGCGAGGAGCTGCGGAAGGAACTGCTGTAA
- a CDS encoding MATE family efflux transporter yields MGKREGTAQQYNGITEGVIWQQLLIFFFPILFGTFFQQLYNTADAMIVGKFVGKEALSAVGGTTGTLINLLVGFFVGVSSGAAVVVSQYYGARQEDYVRKAVHTAFCMALAGGVLFLVVGETMAPIALRAMGVPDEIMDYSVTYLRIYFAGIIVNLLYNMGAAILRAVGDSRRPLFFLIAACLTNIVLDLAFVVGLKMEVAGAALATILSQLISAVLVMATLIRSKECYRFNIKELKVDRMMLVKVVKIGLPAGLQSTMYSISNILIQANINSFGTDTIAAWAVYGKIDGLFWMTMDAMGISVTTFAGQNFGARKIDRLKRGTYVGIGMSTVITLVLGAVIWVLGGPLSSLFTSDPAVMELSGNIMHFLIPFWVTYICVNVYPCTLRGIGDAFVPMLLICFGTCVLRVAWVFIVTPFNPTLITTLVSYPLSWTVTSIAFIIYYYRFSPIRKLK; encoded by the coding sequence ATGGGAAAGAGAGAAGGAACGGCACAGCAGTATAACGGGATTACCGAAGGTGTTATCTGGCAGCAGCTTTTAATATTTTTCTTCCCGATTCTGTTCGGGACTTTTTTTCAGCAGCTTTACAATACAGCAGACGCCATGATCGTAGGAAAGTTCGTGGGCAAGGAGGCCCTGTCGGCCGTAGGCGGTACGACGGGAACCCTGATTAACCTGCTGGTTGGCTTTTTCGTCGGCGTTTCCTCCGGCGCAGCCGTCGTCGTGTCCCAGTATTACGGGGCGAGACAGGAGGACTATGTGAGAAAGGCCGTCCATACGGCGTTCTGCATGGCGCTGGCCGGCGGCGTGCTCTTTCTGGTGGTCGGTGAAACCATGGCGCCCATCGCCCTGCGGGCCATGGGTGTGCCGGATGAAATCATGGACTACTCCGTCACCTACCTGCGGATTTATTTTGCCGGCATTATCGTGAACCTGCTCTACAACATGGGTGCGGCGATCCTCCGGGCAGTCGGCGATTCCAGGCGGCCGTTATTCTTCCTGATTGCGGCATGTCTCACGAACATTGTCCTGGATCTGGCGTTCGTTGTGGGCCTTAAGATGGAGGTTGCCGGCGCAGCCCTGGCGACGATTCTTTCCCAGCTCATTTCGGCAGTCCTCGTTATGGCGACGCTGATCCGCTCGAAGGAGTGCTACCGGTTCAACATAAAGGAACTGAAGGTGGATCGGATGATGCTTGTTAAGGTGGTAAAAATCGGCCTTCCTGCCGGCCTTCAGTCCACGATGTACTCCATCTCCAACATCCTGATCCAGGCCAACATCAACAGCTTCGGCACGGACACCATCGCGGCCTGGGCCGTGTACGGGAAAATCGACGGCCTGTTCTGGATGACCATGGACGCCATGGGTATTTCCGTGACGACCTTTGCCGGACAGAACTTCGGCGCGAGAAAAATTGACAGGCTGAAACGGGGAACGTATGTGGGCATCGGCATGTCCACGGTTATCACCCTGGTGTTAGGCGCTGTGATCTGGGTGCTCGGCGGGCCGCTTTCCTCCCTGTTCACCAGTGATCCGGCCGTCATGGAATTGAGCGGAAATATCATGCATTTCCTGATTCCGTTCTGGGTAACGTATATCTGTGTCAACGTGTATCCCTGTACCCTGCGCGGCATCGGCGACGCGTTCGTTCCCATGCTTTTGATCTGCTTCGGAACCTGCGTGCTCCGTGTGGCCTGGGTGTTCATCGTGACGCCGTTTAACCCGACGTTAATTACGACGCTTGTGAGCTATCCGTTAAGCTGGACGGTTACTTCCATTGCGTTTATCATTTATTATTACCGATTCAGCCCCATCAGGAAGCTGAAATAA
- a CDS encoding MATE family efflux transporter: MKQLNLLEAPVEKVFLSYLVPSVSATLVTSIYILADTMMIGRGIGAPGIAALNILLPLYSLYYGIGMMCGIGGSVLFGFSRGSGREVEARRYFTTGLIMVVAAAAAALIGGHVFFDPLTRLLGSTDSMEAYMVPYGRVLMTGAPVFMLSSFLQAFVRNDGAPKLAMAGVISGGVTNVVLDYVFIFLMGWGMGGAALATVMGTTLTVAILCSHFFSPENRLKPERGASFRKAKEIVGNGLSSFILEVSNGLVMLLFNRQLLAYVGDLGVVVYGIISNASLVVVSISNGLSQAVQPLLSANFGAGKTGRITEAKRLAIRVALLAGCIFTALGMLFPTQLTYLFLEPTEEILAMAVPAVRIYFLGFLACEWNIMCGTYFQATVRPKKSLTITLLRGVALNVLFVFLLPAVFGVDGIWAVVTVSEFITAAVVFVFMKQEGRKNQG, translated from the coding sequence ATGAAACAACTGAACTTGCTTGAAGCGCCGGTGGAAAAGGTATTTTTAAGCTACCTTGTGCCGTCCGTCAGCGCCACATTGGTGACATCCATCTACATCCTTGCAGACACCATGATGATCGGCCGCGGAATCGGCGCGCCCGGCATCGCGGCCTTAAACATCCTTCTGCCCCTGTACAGCCTGTACTACGGCATCGGCATGATGTGCGGCATCGGCGGCAGCGTCCTGTTCGGCTTTTCCCGCGGAAGCGGAAGAGAGGTTGAGGCGCGCCGGTACTTTACGACGGGGCTTATCATGGTGGTGGCAGCGGCCGCGGCTGCGCTCATCGGCGGCCATGTGTTTTTTGATCCGCTGACAAGACTTCTCGGAAGCACGGATTCCATGGAGGCATACATGGTGCCTTACGGCCGTGTCCTGATGACAGGGGCGCCGGTTTTCATGCTGTCGTCGTTTCTTCAGGCCTTTGTGCGGAACGACGGGGCGCCGAAGCTCGCCATGGCCGGCGTCATCAGCGGCGGCGTCACCAACGTGGTTTTAGACTATGTCTTCATTTTCCTGATGGGCTGGGGCATGGGCGGCGCGGCCCTTGCGACGGTCATGGGGACGACGCTTACGGTGGCCATTTTGTGCAGCCACTTCTTTTCGCCGGAGAACCGGCTGAAGCCGGAGCGCGGGGCAAGCTTCAGAAAAGCGAAAGAAATCGTGGGAAACGGCCTGTCGAGCTTCATTCTTGAGGTCTCCAATGGCCTTGTGATGCTGCTCTTTAACCGCCAGCTTCTCGCTTATGTGGGAGATCTCGGTGTCGTCGTCTACGGCATCATCAGCAACGCCTCCCTCGTGGTGGTTTCCATCAGCAACGGCCTTTCCCAGGCGGTTCAGCCGCTCCTTTCCGCCAATTTCGGCGCAGGGAAAACCGGCCGGATCACCGAGGCAAAACGGCTTGCAATCCGGGTAGCGCTCCTTGCCGGCTGTATCTTTACGGCTCTGGGCATGCTGTTCCCGACGCAGCTCACCTATCTGTTTCTGGAGCCGACGGAAGAAATTCTTGCCATGGCTGTGCCAGCAGTGCGGATTTATTTCCTGGGCTTTCTGGCGTGTGAGTGGAACATCATGTGCGGCACGTATTTCCAGGCCACCGTGCGGCCGAAAAAGTCCCTGACGATCACACTTCTCCGCGGCGTGGCCTTAAATGTGCTGTTCGTTTTCCTGCTGCCGGCAGTTTTCGGCGTAGACGGGATTTGGGCCGTCGTGACCGTATCGGAATTTATCACGGCTGCCGTTGTGTTCGTCTTCATGAAGCAGGAGGGCAGAAAAAATCAGGGATAA
- a CDS encoding AAA family ATPase, protein MNIKRAKEEIKNTVHAYLLKDEHGEYVIPAERQRPVLLMGPPGIGKTQIMEQAARECGIGLVSYTITHHTRQSAIGLPFIQEKEYGGVKKHVTEYTMSEIVAAVYDCMEATGLSEGILFLDEINCVSETLAPAMLQFLQYKTFGNHKIPDGWIVVTAGNPPEYNKSVREFDLATLDRVKRIDVEADFSVWKEYAKNVRIHPAIVSYLTARPQYFCTTETTVDGKRFVTPRGWEDLSRFLEVCEKLGTPVDREVALQYAAHPKIAGDFANYLELYYKYQAKYQIEEVLRGHRDETLIRKASRADFDERLSVISLLLSGLETAFRGVGEKKAGTELLFGVLKEFKARVLAEGGTAGIESSGRQNAGAASVFEALVHEFQEDHERKKKAKLLSREQEYRYRDAEAALNGYLLALKSEGLSEPETAFSKVRELFGNDREAYFKACEDTAAMLEHAFDFMEAAFGDSQEMVSFISELNSSPHAVDFLKEQECERYYQYNKKLLFEDREAELLRRLDSLEGL, encoded by the coding sequence ATGAATATCAAGAGAGCAAAGGAAGAAATTAAGAATACGGTTCATGCATATCTTCTTAAAGATGAACACGGGGAGTACGTGATTCCGGCGGAAAGACAGAGGCCCGTCCTGCTTATGGGGCCGCCCGGCATCGGGAAAACGCAGATCATGGAACAGGCCGCCAGGGAGTGCGGGATCGGGCTGGTGTCCTATACGATTACCCACCACACGCGCCAGAGTGCCATCGGCCTGCCGTTTATCCAGGAAAAGGAGTACGGAGGCGTAAAAAAGCATGTGACGGAATACACCATGAGCGAGATTGTGGCGGCCGTCTATGACTGCATGGAGGCGACGGGGCTTTCGGAGGGGATTTTGTTTCTCGACGAGATCAACTGCGTTTCTGAGACTCTGGCGCCGGCCATGCTCCAATTTCTTCAGTACAAGACCTTCGGAAACCATAAAATCCCGGACGGCTGGATCGTCGTGACGGCCGGGAACCCGCCGGAGTACAATAAATCCGTCCGGGAGTTTGACCTGGCGACCCTCGACCGTGTGAAGCGGATCGACGTGGAGGCGGATTTTTCTGTTTGGAAGGAGTATGCGAAGAACGTCCGCATCCATCCGGCCATTGTGTCTTATCTGACGGCCAGGCCGCAGTATTTCTGCACGACGGAGACCACGGTGGACGGGAAACGGTTCGTCACGCCGAGGGGCTGGGAGGATTTGTCAAGATTCTTAGAGGTCTGCGAAAAGCTTGGAACGCCTGTGGACCGGGAGGTGGCGCTTCAGTATGCGGCGCACCCGAAGATTGCCGGGGATTTTGCGAATTATCTGGAGCTTTACTATAAATATCAGGCCAAATATCAGATCGAAGAGGTGCTTCGCGGGCACCGGGACGAGACGCTCATAAGAAAGGCGTCCCGGGCAGATTTCGATGAGCGGCTTTCTGTCATAAGCCTGCTTCTTTCCGGGCTCGAGACGGCGTTTCGGGGCGTTGGGGAGAAAAAAGCGGGGACAGAGCTTCTGTTCGGCGTTTTGAAGGAATTTAAGGCGCGGGTTTTGGCAGAAGGCGGAACTGCGGGGATCGAAAGTTCGGGCAGGCAGAACGCAGGCGCGGCCTCGGTTTTCGAGGCGCTGGTGCATGAATTCCAGGAAGACCATGAGCGAAAGAAAAAGGCAAAACTGCTCTCCAGGGAACAGGAATACCGGTACCGGGACGCGGAGGCGGCATTAAACGGATATCTTCTGGCGTTAAAGAGTGAGGGGCTTTCAGAGCCGGAGACGGCCTTTTCCAAGGTGCGGGAGCTGTTCGGAAACGACAGGGAGGCGTATTTTAAAGCCTGCGAAGACACGGCGGCAATGCTTGAGCATGCTTTTGATTTCATGGAAGCGGCCTTCGGCGACAGTCAGGAGATGGTGAGCTTTATTTCGGAGTTGAATTCCAGTCCGCACGCCGTGGACTTCTTAAAGGAGCAGGAATGCGAACGCTATTACCAGTATAATAAAAAGCTTTTGTTTGAGGACAGGGAAGCCGAACTTTTAAGGCGGCTTGACAGCTTAGAAGGACTGTAA